In Variovorax sp. J2L1-78, the following are encoded in one genomic region:
- a CDS encoding alpha/beta fold hydrolase codes for MNESPTTFLADLSRRQLLLAGGAAAAAAALALPGCAAGGPFSSSQPLSKGNQPMPTITTKDGTQIFYKDWGTGQPIVFSHGWPLTADDWDNQMLYFLGKGFRVIAADRRGHGRSTQTWTGNDMDTYADDLAALTEALDLKNAVHIGHSTGGGEVARYIGRHGTKRVAKAVLIGAVPPIMLKTAANPGGLPMEVFDGIRAGVASNRSQFYIDLTMPFYGYNRPNAKVSEGIRREWWLQGMMGGIKAHYDCVKAFSETDFTEDLKKIDVPTLVLHGDDDQIVPYQDAGVLSAKLVKNATLKIYPGLPHGMCTTHPEIINPDILAFIKG; via the coding sequence GTGAACGAATCACCCACCACCTTTCTTGCCGACCTGTCGCGTCGCCAGCTGCTGCTGGCGGGCGGCGCAGCGGCCGCGGCCGCCGCCCTGGCCCTGCCAGGCTGCGCCGCAGGTGGCCCCTTCTCATCCTCCCAACCCCTCTCCAAAGGAAACCAACCCATGCCCACCATCACCACCAAAGACGGCACCCAGATCTTCTACAAGGACTGGGGCACCGGCCAACCCATCGTGTTCTCGCACGGCTGGCCGCTCACGGCGGACGACTGGGACAACCAGATGCTGTACTTCCTCGGCAAGGGCTTCCGCGTGATCGCGGCCGACCGCCGCGGCCATGGCCGCTCGACCCAGACCTGGACCGGCAACGACATGGACACCTACGCCGACGACCTGGCCGCGCTGACCGAAGCGCTCGACCTGAAGAACGCGGTGCACATCGGCCACTCCACCGGCGGCGGCGAAGTCGCCCGCTACATCGGTCGCCATGGCACCAAGCGCGTCGCCAAGGCCGTGCTCATCGGCGCCGTGCCGCCCATCATGCTCAAGACCGCGGCCAATCCCGGCGGCCTGCCGATGGAAGTGTTCGACGGCATCCGTGCCGGCGTGGCCAGCAACCGCTCGCAGTTCTACATCGACCTGACGATGCCCTTCTACGGCTACAACCGCCCGAACGCCAAGGTGTCCGAAGGCATTCGCCGCGAATGGTGGCTGCAAGGGATGATGGGCGGCATCAAGGCCCACTACGACTGCGTCAAGGCCTTCTCGGAAACCGACTTCACCGAAGACCTGAAGAAGATCGACGTGCCCACGCTCGTGCTGCACGGCGACGACGACCAGATCGTGCCCTACCAGGACGCCGGCGTGCTGTCGGCCAAGCTGGTGAAGAACGCCACGCTGAAGATCTACCCCGGCCTGCCGCACGGCATGTGCACGACGCACCCCGAGATCATCAACCCCGACATCCTCGCCTTCATCAAGGGCTGA
- a CDS encoding dienelactone hydrolase family protein, whose amino-acid sequence MNRVTITTPDGDFAAYVARPAAGAKPAPAIVVCQEIFGINADLRATCDELAAQGFIALCPDLFWRLEPGLDLSPDTDWPRALALYQAYDLDAGVRDVAVTLETARHLPGASGKVGLMGYCLGGLMTYLTAARSTVDAAVAYYGGRTNEFLAEAPALTAPLLMHLGEDDEFIDKPAQQAIVDALAGKPNVEVYRYPGCMHAFARHGGAHYDAAAARLANVRTHDFFKARLLG is encoded by the coding sequence ATGAACCGCGTGACCATCACCACGCCGGACGGCGACTTCGCGGCCTACGTCGCACGCCCGGCCGCAGGCGCGAAGCCCGCGCCCGCCATCGTGGTCTGCCAGGAGATCTTCGGCATCAACGCCGACCTGCGCGCCACCTGCGACGAGTTGGCGGCGCAGGGCTTCATCGCCCTGTGCCCCGACCTGTTCTGGCGCCTCGAACCCGGGCTGGACCTGTCGCCGGACACCGACTGGCCGCGGGCCCTGGCGCTCTACCAGGCCTACGACCTGGACGCCGGGGTGCGCGACGTGGCCGTCACGCTCGAGACGGCCCGGCACCTACCCGGCGCCTCGGGCAAGGTCGGGCTCATGGGCTACTGCCTCGGCGGCCTCATGACCTACCTGACGGCCGCGCGCTCGACGGTCGACGCGGCTGTGGCGTACTACGGCGGCCGCACGAACGAGTTTCTGGCCGAGGCGCCGGCGCTGACCGCGCCGCTGCTGATGCACCTGGGCGAAGACGACGAGTTCATCGACAAGCCCGCACAGCAGGCCATCGTCGATGCGCTGGCCGGCAAGCCGAACGTCGAGGTCTACCGTTACCCCGGCTGCATGCACGCCTTCGCGCGGCACGGCGGCGCGCACTACGACGCGGCGGCCGCACGGCTGGCCAACGTCCGCACCCACGACTTCTTCAAGGCACGGCTGCTGGGATGA
- a CDS encoding hybrid sensor histidine kinase/response regulator: MNRRLRDAQHEPGVARDRSSSLRVSAERRMQDMQEANAHLVHATLAAEQLGESAKRVKRQQDEFIAMLAHELRNPLAPIRSAAALLDRIEPVDPRVKAISDIVGRQVAHMARLLDDLLDASRVTSGKVTLRRRPTSVAEFVDEAVETTRSLVESQHQTLTLTLPPSPLYVNGDPTRLAQVVGNLLHNASKYTPDDGTIDLSVRQDGASVVLRLKDNGGGIAEEAIEGIFDLFTQEERSLSRSHGGLGVGLAVVRSMVELHGGSITVHSDGIGRGTEFTVVLPRIDHVAEPVPVHANEPEVGSARVLVVDDNQDAGDMLAMLLQVSGHDVEVARDGLTALTAFARQRSQVVLCDIGLPGMSGYEVGKRMRLQKNEDDLEPLLIALTGYDSPADRARTLASGFDCHVAKPADFDAILALIQHHFAARRTNAAAGRGPAISR, encoded by the coding sequence ATGAACCGCCGGCTCCGCGACGCTCAGCACGAACCCGGTGTCGCCCGCGACCGGTCGTCGAGCCTGCGGGTGTCGGCCGAGCGCCGCATGCAGGACATGCAGGAGGCCAATGCGCACCTCGTTCACGCGACCCTCGCCGCCGAGCAACTCGGCGAGTCCGCGAAGCGGGTCAAGCGGCAGCAGGACGAGTTCATTGCGATGCTGGCGCACGAACTGCGCAATCCCCTGGCACCCATCCGGAGTGCGGCGGCGCTGCTGGATCGGATCGAGCCGGTCGACCCGCGCGTCAAGGCGATCAGCGACATCGTCGGCCGACAGGTGGCGCACATGGCGCGCCTGCTGGACGATCTGCTCGATGCGTCGCGGGTGACCAGCGGCAAGGTCACCTTGCGCCGCAGGCCGACCTCTGTGGCCGAGTTCGTGGATGAAGCGGTCGAGACGACCCGTTCCCTCGTCGAGTCCCAGCATCAGACGCTGACGCTGACGCTGCCGCCATCCCCGCTCTATGTGAACGGCGACCCCACGCGCCTGGCGCAAGTCGTCGGGAACCTGCTGCACAACGCGAGCAAGTACACGCCCGACGATGGCACCATCGACCTGAGCGTTCGACAGGACGGCGCCTCCGTGGTGCTGCGTCTGAAGGACAACGGCGGCGGCATTGCCGAAGAGGCGATCGAGGGGATCTTCGATCTCTTCACGCAGGAAGAACGCTCTCTGAGCCGCAGCCATGGCGGCCTGGGTGTCGGGCTTGCCGTGGTGCGCAGCATGGTGGAACTGCACGGCGGGTCGATCACGGTCCACAGCGACGGTATCGGTCGAGGCACCGAATTCACGGTCGTTCTCCCACGCATCGACCATGTCGCCGAGCCTGTCCCGGTGCACGCGAACGAACCCGAGGTCGGTTCCGCGCGCGTCCTGGTCGTCGACGACAACCAGGATGCGGGTGACATGCTCGCCATGCTGCTGCAGGTGTCCGGCCATGACGTGGAAGTCGCCCGCGACGGGCTCACCGCCCTGACCGCCTTTGCGAGGCAGCGGTCGCAGGTCGTGCTGTGCGACATCGGCCTTCCCGGCATGAGCGGGTACGAGGTCGGAAAACGCATGCGTCTCCAGAAGAACGAGGACGACCTCGAACCGCTGCTGATCGCGCTCACGGGCTATGACTCCCCCGCCGACCGGGCCAGAACGCTGGCGTCGGGCTTCGATTGCCACGTGGCAAAGCCCGCTGATTTCGACGCCATCCTCGCGTTGATCCAGCATCACTTCGCCGCGAGGCGCACGAACGCCGCCGCGGGACGCGGCCCTGCGATCAGCCGATGA
- a CDS encoding ATPase domain-containing protein — MIDKVVIQRLPTGVPGLDALLTGGLAEFSFNLIAGAPGSGKTTLAHQIMFALANPERRAIFFTVLGEPPLKMLRYQQQYSFFDAAKVNDSIRFINLADELVSGDYDRVLARIVEEVERFEPSLVMVDSFRSVVQAARVVGKDELDLQRFVQRLGMLLTTWQATTFLIGEYVALEAEANPIFTVADGILWMAQSVERNSMVRKIQIMKMRGHATIPGLHTFRISSDGLQIFPRTITSGHMPPDNPGRQSTVPARLSMGVPLLDELMGGGLPAGYSLLVSGPSGSGKSQLAAAFLAEGARAGEKGVLAAFEKSPARSHKVKLDELIASGQVGVVDTRALDLSIDETLYALTQMIERTGATRVVIDSLSGFELALAPTFREDFQESLHRMIAVLTGLGVAVLLISELEDRYTDLRFSPYGTAFLTDAIIVQRYVELQGQLKRVMGVVKVRNSAHSHDLRPYEITDAGLVIGGPTPAMDALLTGHPRPLGDRGA, encoded by the coding sequence ATGATCGACAAGGTTGTCATCCAGCGCTTGCCCACAGGCGTCCCGGGCCTCGATGCGCTCCTGACCGGCGGGCTTGCGGAATTCTCTTTCAACCTGATTGCGGGAGCCCCCGGTTCGGGCAAGACCACGCTCGCGCATCAGATCATGTTCGCGCTCGCCAACCCCGAGCGTCGCGCCATCTTCTTCACGGTGCTGGGCGAGCCGCCCCTGAAGATGCTGCGCTACCAGCAGCAGTACAGCTTCTTCGACGCGGCCAAGGTCAACGATTCGATCCGCTTCATCAACCTGGCCGATGAACTGGTGTCCGGCGACTACGACCGGGTGCTCGCGCGGATCGTGGAAGAGGTGGAGCGCTTCGAGCCCTCCCTGGTGATGGTCGATTCCTTCCGATCGGTCGTGCAGGCCGCACGGGTCGTCGGCAAGGACGAACTCGATCTTCAGCGCTTCGTGCAGCGGCTCGGGATGCTGCTGACCACCTGGCAGGCCACCACCTTCCTCATCGGCGAGTACGTGGCCCTGGAGGCGGAGGCCAATCCCATCTTCACCGTGGCCGACGGCATCTTGTGGATGGCGCAGAGCGTCGAGCGCAACTCGATGGTCCGCAAGATCCAGATCATGAAGATGCGCGGACACGCCACGATCCCGGGGCTGCACACCTTTCGCATCAGCAGCGACGGCCTGCAGATCTTTCCCCGCACGATCACCAGCGGCCACATGCCGCCCGACAACCCCGGCAGGCAGAGCACGGTGCCCGCCCGGCTGTCGATGGGCGTGCCGCTGCTCGACGAGCTGATGGGCGGGGGGTTGCCGGCCGGCTATTCGCTGCTGGTCTCCGGCCCTTCGGGGTCGGGCAAGTCGCAACTCGCGGCGGCCTTCCTGGCAGAAGGTGCGCGGGCCGGCGAAAAGGGCGTGCTCGCCGCGTTCGAGAAGAGCCCGGCGCGCTCGCACAAGGTCAAGCTGGATGAACTGATCGCCAGCGGGCAGGTGGGCGTGGTCGACACGCGCGCGCTGGACCTGTCCATCGATGAAACGCTCTATGCGCTGACCCAGATGATCGAACGTACCGGTGCCACCCGGGTGGTGATCGATTCCCTCTCCGGCTTCGAACTGGCCCTGGCACCGACCTTCCGGGAGGACTTCCAGGAGTCGCTGCATCGCATGATCGCGGTGCTCACGGGCCTGGGCGTGGCGGTGCTCCTGATTTCCGAACTCGAAGACCGATACACCGACCTTCGCTTCAGCCCGTACGGCACCGCTTTCCTGACCGACGCGATCATCGTGCAGCGCTATGTCGAACTCCAGGGCCAGCTCAAGCGGGTCATGGGCGTCGTGAAGGTGCGCAACAGTGCCCACAGCCATGATCTGCGGCCTTACGAGATCACCGATGCGGGTCTGGTGATCGGGGGGCCGACCCCCGCCATGGACGCCCTGCTCACGGGACACCCCCGGCCTCTGGGCGACCGCGGAGCCTGA
- a CDS encoding NAD-dependent succinate-semialdehyde dehydrogenase, whose amino-acid sequence MSAAFDFGLARADLVKQAGLIDGEWVQADGGRTVDVTDPATGQAIATVPHMGRAETERAIAGAAAALPAWRARTARERAQVLRRWADLMLAHQDDLGRLMTLEQGKPLAEARGEIAYAASFLEWFAEETKRVDGEVLQPQRAGQRIVVLRQPIGVCAAITPWNFPAAMITRKVGPALAAGCTIVVKPAELTPLSAFALGVLAIEAGLPPGVLQIVTGDAPAIGAALCESDVVRKLSFTGSTGVGRILMQQCAPTIKKLSLELGGNAPLIVFDDADLETAVQGIVASKFRNAGQTCVCANRIYVQSGIHDALVERLVQAVEAMPVGNGLDAGVTQGPLIDARAVAKVRQHIDDALTQGAQLRTGGQAHALGGTFFTPTVITGVTQAMRVAREETFGPLAPIFRFETEEEAVAMANATEFGLAAYLFTEDRRRLWRVSEQLETGMVGINTGLISNEVAPFGGVKQSGLGREGSRHGIEDYLELKYLCLQD is encoded by the coding sequence ATGAGCGCAGCGTTCGACTTCGGGCTGGCCCGCGCCGACTTGGTGAAACAGGCCGGCCTCATCGACGGCGAATGGGTGCAGGCCGACGGCGGCCGCACCGTCGACGTGACCGATCCGGCGACCGGCCAAGCCATCGCCACCGTCCCGCACATGGGCCGCGCCGAGACCGAACGCGCCATCGCCGGCGCTGCCGCCGCGCTGCCCGCATGGCGTGCCCGCACCGCGCGCGAACGCGCCCAGGTGCTGCGGCGCTGGGCCGACCTGATGCTCGCGCACCAGGACGACCTCGGCCGCCTGATGACGCTCGAGCAGGGCAAGCCGCTGGCCGAGGCCAGGGGCGAGATCGCCTACGCCGCATCCTTCCTCGAATGGTTCGCCGAAGAAACCAAGCGTGTCGACGGCGAGGTGCTGCAGCCGCAGCGCGCGGGCCAGCGCATCGTGGTGCTTAGGCAACCCATCGGCGTGTGCGCCGCCATCACGCCGTGGAACTTCCCGGCCGCGATGATCACCCGCAAGGTCGGCCCCGCGCTGGCCGCGGGCTGCACCATCGTCGTGAAGCCGGCCGAACTGACACCGCTGAGCGCCTTCGCACTCGGCGTGCTCGCCATCGAAGCCGGCCTGCCGCCCGGCGTGTTGCAGATCGTGACAGGCGATGCGCCCGCCATCGGCGCTGCCCTGTGCGAGAGCGACGTGGTGCGCAAGCTCAGCTTCACCGGCTCGACCGGCGTCGGCCGCATCCTCATGCAGCAGTGTGCGCCGACGATCAAGAAGCTGTCGCTCGAACTCGGTGGCAACGCGCCGCTGATCGTCTTCGACGACGCCGATCTCGAGACGGCCGTGCAGGGCATCGTCGCGTCCAAATTCCGCAACGCCGGCCAGACCTGCGTGTGCGCGAACCGCATTTACGTGCAGTCCGGCATCCACGACGCGCTGGTCGAACGGCTGGTGCAGGCGGTCGAGGCCATGCCCGTGGGCAACGGCCTCGACGCCGGCGTGACGCAAGGTCCGCTGATCGACGCGCGCGCCGTCGCCAAGGTGCGCCAGCACATCGACGACGCCCTGACGCAGGGCGCGCAGCTGCGCACCGGTGGCCAGGCGCACGCGCTGGGCGGCACCTTCTTCACGCCGACCGTGATCACCGGCGTGACGCAGGCGATGCGCGTGGCGCGCGAAGAGACCTTCGGCCCGCTGGCGCCGATCTTCCGCTTCGAGACCGAGGAAGAAGCCGTCGCGATGGCCAACGCCACCGAGTTCGGCCTCGCGGCCTACCTCTTCACCGAAGACCGCCGCCGCCTCTGGCGCGTGAGCGAGCAGCTGGAAACCGGCATGGTCGGCATCAACACCGGTCTGATCTCCAACGAGGTCGCGCCCTTCGGCGGCGTGAAGCAGTCGGGCCTGGGCCGCGAAGGCTCGCGCCATGGCATCGAGGACTACCTCGAGCTCAAGTACCTCTGCCTGCAGGACTGA
- a CDS encoding 4-aminobutyrate--2-oxoglutarate transaminase: MTRNSELQTRRLAATPRGVGVMCDFYAQRAENATLWDVEGREYIDFAAGIAVVNTGHRHPRIEAAIAAQLKQFTHTAYQIVPYESVVTLAERLNTLVPISGPVKTAFFTTGAEALENAVKIARAHTGRAGVVTFGGAFHGRTLMTLAMTGKVAPYKLGFGPFPADVFHVPFPSAIEGVSAADSLAALAKLFKTDIDPQRVAAIVIEPVQGEGGFNPAPTELMKGLRALCDAHGIVFIADEVQSGFARTGKLFSMQHHGVEPDLITMAKSLAGGMPLSAVAGRAAIMDAPAPGGLGGTYAGNPLAVASALAVLDVIADEKLCERSAALGAKLVARLLAAKESNKAIADVRAQGSMVAIELRDPATGAHDADAVKRVQAKALEHGLLLLNCGMYGNVIRFLYPLTIPDAQFDRALDIIDEALKA, from the coding sequence ATGACCCGCAACAGCGAACTCCAGACCCGCCGCCTCGCCGCCACGCCCCGCGGCGTGGGTGTGATGTGCGACTTCTATGCCCAGCGCGCCGAGAACGCGACCCTGTGGGACGTGGAAGGCCGCGAATACATCGACTTCGCCGCCGGCATCGCGGTGGTCAACACCGGCCACCGCCATCCGCGCATCGAAGCCGCCATCGCCGCGCAGTTGAAGCAGTTCACGCACACGGCCTACCAGATCGTTCCGTACGAAAGCGTCGTCACGCTGGCCGAGCGCCTGAACACGCTGGTGCCCATCAGCGGCCCGGTGAAGACCGCCTTCTTCACCACCGGCGCCGAGGCGCTGGAGAACGCCGTGAAGATCGCTCGCGCCCACACCGGCCGTGCTGGCGTCGTGACCTTCGGCGGCGCCTTCCACGGCCGCACGCTGATGACGCTGGCCATGACCGGCAAGGTCGCGCCGTACAAGCTGGGCTTCGGCCCCTTCCCGGCCGACGTGTTCCACGTGCCCTTTCCGAGCGCCATCGAAGGCGTGAGCGCCGCCGACTCGCTGGCCGCACTGGCCAAGCTCTTCAAGACCGACATCGACCCGCAGCGCGTCGCCGCGATCGTCATCGAGCCGGTGCAGGGCGAAGGCGGCTTCAACCCCGCGCCGACCGAACTGATGAAGGGCCTGCGCGCACTGTGCGATGCGCACGGCATCGTCTTCATCGCCGACGAGGTGCAGAGCGGCTTCGCGCGCACCGGCAAGCTGTTCTCGATGCAGCACCACGGCGTCGAGCCCGACCTGATCACCATGGCCAAGAGCCTGGCCGGCGGCATGCCGCTGTCGGCCGTGGCTGGCCGCGCGGCCATCATGGACGCGCCCGCACCTGGCGGCCTGGGCGGCACCTACGCCGGCAACCCGCTGGCCGTCGCTTCGGCCCTCGCCGTGCTGGACGTGATCGCCGACGAGAAGCTGTGCGAGCGCTCGGCCGCGCTGGGCGCCAAGCTGGTCGCGCGCCTGCTGGCCGCGAAGGAATCGAACAAGGCCATCGCCGACGTGCGCGCCCAGGGCTCGATGGTCGCCATCGAGCTGCGCGACCCGGCCACCGGCGCGCACGACGCCGACGCGGTGAAGCGCGTGCAGGCCAAGGCGCTCGAACACGGCCTGCTGTTGCTGAACTGCGGCATGTACGGCAACGTGATCCGCTTCCTGTACCCGCTGACCATCCCCGATGCGCAGTTCGACCGGGCGCTGGACATCATCGACGAGGCACTGAAGGCATGA
- the pdxR gene encoding MocR-like pyridoxine biosynthesis transcription factor PdxR produces the protein MKSICADLVLQRLAPDAATALNRQLYECLREAILDGSLPPSSPLPASRDLAREIAMSRNTVLHAYAQLQAEGYVHSHVGSGTFVAETAPDSFLSAGRAFAEPAAASAPVRLSKRAQALLANASASPVQWGAFMPGVPDVTQFPHRTFSRILTRLWRAPAPELLTYATGGGHPALRTAIAEHLRVARSVRCEPDQILVTEGVHQAIDMALRMLVDPRDTVWVEEPGYWGFHKVLQMDAARVRPLQVETADDGPGAGWPRGGTPPRLVFVTPSHQYPLGAVMSLARRRELLDHARAVGGWIVEDDYDSEFRFAGRPIPAMQGLEADSPVIYIGTFSKTLFPGLRVGYMVLPRALAPAFRTAHADLYREGHAITQQALAELITQGHYAAHIRRMRVLYARRRALLVGLITEHLGSDYLHPQASNAGLHLVLRLPDGCDDAAVAAAAQAQGVLTRPLSAYYQRSGPRRGLLLGYACVQEAHIAPAFDVLLRCLRAADIG, from the coding sequence ATGAAGTCCATCTGCGCCGACCTCGTGCTGCAACGGCTGGCACCCGACGCCGCGACCGCGCTCAACCGGCAGCTCTACGAGTGCCTGCGCGAAGCCATCCTCGACGGCAGCCTGCCGCCGTCGAGCCCCCTGCCCGCCTCGCGCGACCTGGCGCGCGAGATCGCCATGTCGCGCAACACCGTGCTGCACGCCTATGCGCAGCTGCAGGCCGAGGGCTACGTGCATTCGCATGTGGGCAGCGGGACCTTCGTGGCCGAGACCGCGCCCGACAGCTTTCTCAGCGCCGGCCGCGCATTCGCCGAGCCGGCCGCTGCCAGCGCCCCGGTACGGCTGTCGAAGCGCGCGCAGGCGCTGCTGGCCAATGCCTCGGCGTCGCCGGTGCAGTGGGGCGCCTTCATGCCCGGCGTGCCCGACGTCACCCAGTTTCCGCACCGCACCTTCAGCCGCATCCTCACGCGACTGTGGCGGGCGCCGGCACCGGAGCTGCTGACCTACGCCACCGGCGGCGGCCACCCCGCGCTGCGCACCGCCATCGCCGAGCACCTGCGCGTCGCGCGCTCGGTGCGCTGCGAGCCCGACCAGATCCTCGTGACCGAAGGCGTGCACCAAGCCATCGACATGGCGCTGCGCATGCTGGTCGACCCGCGCGACACGGTGTGGGTCGAGGAGCCGGGCTACTGGGGCTTCCACAAGGTGCTGCAGATGGATGCGGCGCGCGTGCGGCCGCTGCAGGTCGAGACGGCCGACGACGGCCCGGGCGCCGGCTGGCCGCGCGGTGGCACGCCGCCGCGGCTGGTCTTCGTGACGCCGTCGCACCAGTACCCGCTGGGCGCGGTGATGAGCCTGGCGCGGCGGCGCGAGCTGCTCGACCATGCGCGCGCCGTGGGCGGCTGGATCGTCGAGGACGACTACGACAGCGAATTCCGCTTCGCCGGCCGCCCCATCCCCGCCATGCAGGGGCTGGAGGCCGACAGCCCGGTGATCTACATCGGCACCTTCAGCAAGACGCTGTTCCCCGGCCTGCGCGTGGGCTACATGGTGCTGCCGCGCGCGCTGGCGCCAGCCTTCCGCACCGCGCATGCCGACCTGTACCGCGAGGGCCACGCCATCACGCAGCAGGCGCTGGCCGAGCTGATCACCCAGGGCCACTACGCCGCGCACATCCGCCGCATGCGGGTGCTGTATGCGCGGCGGCGCGCGCTGCTGGTCGGGCTCATCACCGAGCACCTGGGCAGCGACTATCTGCACCCGCAGGCCAGCAACGCCGGGCTGCACCTGGTGCTGCGGCTGCCCGACGGCTGCGACGACGCCGCGGTGGCCGCCGCGGCGCAGGCGCAGGGCGTGCTGACGCGGCCGCTGTCGGCCTACTACCAGCGCAGCGGCCCCCGCCGCGGGCTGCTGCTGGGCTACGCCTGCGTGCAGGAGGCGCACATCGCGCCGGCGTTCGACGTGTTGCTGCGCTGCCTGCGGGCGGCGGACATCGGGTAG
- a CDS encoding SDR family NAD(P)-dependent oxidoreductase: MTRLHGKVAIVIGAGRGIGRATAKLFAAEGAKVAVLSLTQANIDAVVADIEAAGGVAIGVRCDVGDADQIKAAVAEVATTWGGIDILVNNAFDSSAVFSPVLDLSAAQLQRNFDIGPVAYLRTMQACHPYLKASGQGRVINLGSAGGLLGMVGYAPYGMAKEAVRALTRVAAREWGADKITVNNVMPIADTFGSDRPPLPNVFDRNGSPEEDIAPVILFLATKDAQFITGYSLTPDGGMIIDAAR, from the coding sequence ATGACTCGACTCCATGGAAAAGTGGCCATCGTCATCGGCGCGGGCCGCGGCATCGGCCGCGCCACGGCCAAGCTGTTCGCGGCGGAAGGTGCGAAGGTGGCGGTGCTCTCGCTCACGCAAGCGAACATCGATGCGGTGGTGGCCGACATCGAGGCCGCGGGCGGCGTGGCCATCGGTGTTCGCTGCGACGTCGGTGACGCCGATCAGATCAAGGCTGCCGTGGCGGAGGTGGCCACGACCTGGGGCGGCATCGACATCCTGGTAAACAACGCTTTTGATTCCTCCGCGGTGTTCTCCCCGGTGCTCGACCTTTCCGCGGCGCAACTTCAGCGCAACTTCGACATCGGGCCGGTCGCCTACCTGCGCACCATGCAGGCCTGCCACCCCTACCTGAAGGCCAGCGGCCAAGGCCGCGTCATCAATCTGGGCTCCGCAGGCGGCCTCCTGGGCATGGTGGGATATGCGCCCTATGGCATGGCGAAGGAGGCTGTGCGTGCCTTGACGCGCGTTGCCGCGCGGGAGTGGGGTGCCGACAAGATCACCGTCAACAACGTCATGCCGATCGCCGATACCTTTGGCAGCGACAGGCCACCCTTGCCCAACGTGTTCGATCGCAACGGCTCGCCGGAAGAGGACATCGCGCCGGTGATCCTGTTCCTCGCCACCAAGGATGCCCAGTTCATCACGGGCTACAGCCTCACGCCCGATGGCGGAATGATCATCGACGCTGCGCGTTGA
- a CDS encoding DoxX family protein, which translates to MAATYTYWLSTALLSLLYLASASMYIAKGDFVRKAQADLGYSASYLVPFMIGVKVLGPLAILSRMNVALSDLAYAGILYHLILSGLAHLGVRKPAGAVPAAVGLVLLVASFVTQNAARELPSPYAPSATVTRAPLI; encoded by the coding sequence ATGGCCGCTACCTACACCTACTGGCTCAGCACCGCGTTGCTCTCGCTGCTCTATTTGGCCTCCGCCTCCATGTACATCGCGAAGGGCGACTTTGTCCGCAAGGCGCAGGCGGACCTTGGCTACTCCGCGAGCTACCTGGTGCCCTTCATGATCGGGGTCAAGGTCCTCGGTCCTCTCGCGATCCTGTCGCGCATGAACGTGGCGCTCAGTGACCTCGCCTACGCCGGCATCCTCTATCACCTGATCCTGTCCGGTCTGGCGCACCTCGGTGTCCGCAAGCCCGCAGGCGCGGTTCCCGCCGCCGTGGGACTGGTCCTCCTGGTGGCTTCCTTCGTGACGCAAAACGCCGCTCGCGAACTCCCGTCGCCCTATGCACCGTCGGCGACGGTGACCCGGGCACCTCTCATCTGA
- a CDS encoding winged helix-turn-helix transcriptional regulator codes for MPPSLENQTIEDSGLNMHEEMRRAFALLSGKWKLEIMWLINQRVYRFGELRKAIPGITQHMLTAQLRELEADGLVVRTVFAEVPPRVEYEITEKARGLGPAMEALAAWWRQYGRSVPVKTAMRGRKAKAAESKSR; via the coding sequence ATGCCGCCTAGTCTGGAAAACCAGACCATTGAGGACTCCGGCCTCAACATGCATGAGGAGATGCGCCGCGCATTCGCCCTGCTCTCGGGCAAATGGAAACTGGAAATCATGTGGCTGATCAATCAGCGCGTGTATCGCTTCGGCGAGCTGCGCAAGGCCATTCCCGGCATCACCCAGCACATGCTGACGGCGCAGCTTCGCGAGCTGGAGGCAGACGGCTTGGTGGTGCGCACGGTGTTCGCGGAAGTCCCCCCGCGCGTCGAATACGAAATCACGGAAAAGGCGCGTGGGCTCGGCCCGGCGATGGAGGCACTTGCGGCCTGGTGGCGCCAGTACGGGCGCAGCGTGCCGGTCAAGACGGCGATGCGCGGCCGCAAAGCCAAGGCAGCCGAATCGAAGTCGCGGTGA